The Leclercia sp. S52 genome has a segment encoding these proteins:
- a CDS encoding S-(hydroxymethyl)glutathione dehydrogenase/class III alcohol dehydrogenase: protein MKSRAAVAFGPGQPLKIVEIDVAPPKKGEVLVKITHTGVCHTDAFTLSGDDPEGVFPAVLGHEGGGVVVEVGEGVTSLQPGDHVIPLYTAECRECKFCKSGKTNLCQAVRATQGKGLMPDGTTRFSYNGEPIYHYMGTSTFSEYTVCAEISLAKVNPQAPLDKVCLLGCGVTTGIGAVHNTAKVKEGDTVAVFGLGGIGLAVIQGAVQAKAGRILAVDTNPEKFKLAGEMGATDFINPNDYDKPVQDVIVELTDGGVDFSFECIGNVNVMRAALECCHKGWGESVIIGVAGAGQEIKTRPFQLVTGRVWRGSAFGGVKGRTQLPGMVEDAMAGKIQLDPFITHRLPLEQINDAFDLMHEGKSIRTVIHFGDN from the coding sequence ATGAAATCACGTGCTGCTGTTGCATTTGGCCCAGGCCAGCCGCTGAAAATTGTTGAAATTGATGTGGCACCGCCAAAGAAAGGTGAAGTGCTGGTCAAAATCACCCATACCGGCGTGTGCCACACCGATGCATTCACCCTGTCGGGTGACGATCCGGAAGGCGTTTTCCCGGCGGTGCTCGGCCATGAAGGCGGCGGCGTGGTGGTGGAAGTCGGTGAGGGCGTGACCAGCCTGCAGCCGGGCGATCACGTCATCCCGCTGTACACCGCAGAGTGCCGCGAGTGTAAGTTCTGTAAATCCGGCAAAACCAACCTCTGCCAGGCGGTTCGCGCCACGCAGGGCAAAGGCCTGATGCCGGACGGCACCACCCGTTTTTCCTACAACGGCGAGCCGATCTATCACTACATGGGCACCAGCACCTTCAGCGAATACACCGTTTGCGCCGAAATCTCACTGGCGAAAGTCAACCCACAGGCCCCGCTGGATAAGGTCTGTCTGCTGGGCTGTGGCGTCACCACCGGGATTGGCGCAGTACACAACACCGCCAAAGTGAAAGAGGGCGATACCGTAGCGGTGTTCGGTCTGGGCGGGATCGGTCTGGCGGTGATCCAAGGTGCGGTGCAGGCGAAAGCCGGACGCATTCTGGCGGTGGACACCAACCCGGAAAAATTCAAACTGGCCGGTGAGATGGGCGCGACCGATTTCATCAACCCGAACGACTACGACAAGCCGGTGCAGGACGTGATTGTTGAACTCACCGACGGCGGCGTGGACTTCAGCTTCGAATGTATTGGTAACGTCAACGTGATGCGCGCGGCGCTGGAGTGCTGCCACAAGGGCTGGGGCGAAAGCGTCATCATCGGCGTAGCCGGGGCCGGGCAGGAGATCAAAACCCGTCCGTTCCAGCTGGTCACCGGTCGCGTCTGGCGTGGTTCCGCCTTTGGCGGCGTCAAAGGCCGTACCCAGCTGCCGGGCATGGTAGAAGATGCGATGGCGGGCAAAATTCAGCTCGATCCGTTCATCACTCACCGCCTGCCGCTGGAGCAGATCAATGACGCCTTCGATCTGATGCACGAAGGGAAATCCATCCGCACCGTTATCCATTTCGGCGATAACTAA
- a CDS encoding metal/formaldehyde-sensitive transcriptional repressor — protein MPHSPEDKKRVLTRVRRIRGQVDALERALESGEPCLAILQQIAAVRGAANGLMGEMVEIHLKDELVTGETTADQRAVRMAEVGHLLRSYLK, from the coding sequence ATGCCACATTCACCTGAAGATAAAAAACGTGTCCTGACGCGCGTGCGCCGCATTCGCGGGCAGGTCGATGCCCTGGAGCGGGCGCTCGAATCCGGCGAACCCTGTCTCGCCATCCTGCAGCAGATCGCCGCGGTGCGCGGGGCGGCTAACGGGCTGATGGGCGAGATGGTTGAGATTCACCTCAAAGATGAGCTGGTGACGGGCGAGACCACCGCCGATCAGCGGGCCGTGAGAATGGCAGAAGTCGGTCATTTGCTGCGCTCTTATCTAAAATAA
- the ycgZ gene encoding regulatory protein YcgZ — protein MRGNSSRQSSAQAITAYFNKASMRSQQETLGLIVGEILSEGRHLSRLAICTKLLRRVEQTEDEAEIAHYNELISLFFER, from the coding sequence ATGCGAGGGAACAGTTCGCGCCAAAGTTCAGCTCAGGCAATTACCGCCTACTTTAATAAAGCTAGTATGCGTAGCCAGCAGGAGACGCTGGGTTTAATTGTGGGTGAGATACTGAGTGAAGGACGTCATCTGAGCCGACTGGCTATCTGTACAAAGTTATTACGGCGGGTGGAACAGACGGAAGATGAAGCAGAAATAGCGCACTATAACGAGCTAATAAGCCTTTTTTTTGAACGATAA
- a CDS encoding BBE domain-containing protein, translating into MAYSSRDANYVMNVHGRWETAAEDERCIAWAREFFARSQPFASSGAYINFLTQEETDRIAFAYGATWNRLVELKSKYDPTNLFRMNQNIKPV; encoded by the coding sequence ATGGCCTACTCCAGCCGGGATGCGAATTACGTGATGAACGTGCACGGCCGCTGGGAAACCGCCGCCGAGGATGAGCGCTGCATCGCCTGGGCGCGGGAGTTCTTCGCCAGATCACAGCCCTTTGCCAGCAGCGGGGCCTATATCAACTTCCTCACCCAGGAGGAGACCGACCGCATCGCCTTCGCGTATGGGGCGACCTGGAACCGGCTGGTGGAGCTGAAGAGCAAGTACGACCCGACAAATCTGTTCCGGATGAATCAGAATATTAAGCCGGTATAA
- a CDS encoding biofilm development regulator YmgB/AriR family protein: protein MKPNISQYTQHFNALQDQALATYFRSAGGNLSVESAILGSAIRCIMLSGDNLSNKQIILQLIYALEQTSDQEAADVIRNTLEIVVGFTRDDI, encoded by the coding sequence ATGAAACCCAATATCTCTCAGTACACACAGCATTTCAATGCACTCCAGGATCAGGCGCTGGCGACGTACTTCCGTTCTGCAGGAGGTAACTTGAGTGTTGAGTCGGCCATATTAGGCTCAGCAATAAGATGTATTATGCTCAGTGGCGATAATTTAAGTAATAAACAAATTATTCTGCAGTTAATTTATGCGCTTGAACAAACATCGGATCAAGAGGCTGCCGATGTGATAAGAAATACGCTAGAAATTGTTGTTGGTTTTACGCGGGATGATATTTAA
- a CDS encoding methyl-accepting chemotaxis protein, with the protein MDKTTTVRAQHKLGFLHHIRLLPLISSILGGIILLFALSAGLAGYFLLQADTDLQDVTAEIQVRTGLSNSSNHLRTARINMIHAGAASRIAEMDAMKKNIAEAEQRIKQSQDSFAIYMNRNVRTPADEALDGELKSSYQAYIDGMKPMLKYAKNGMFEAIINHENENARPLDDAYNEVLLKAIKIRTDRANMLTEQAHTRTQMGLMFMIGAFGLALVLTVITFIVLRRTVINPLQRAANRIAHIAKGDLTLAEDLTGRSEIGRLTHDLQTMQRSLVGTVGTVRQGVEEIYRGTSEISAGNTDLSSRTEQQAAAIEQTAASMEQLTATVKQNADNAHHASKLAEDASGKASRGGQMVSGVVKTMGNISSSSKKISEITAVINSIAFQTNILALNAAVEAARAGEQGRGFAVVASEVRTLASRSANAAKEIEGLINESVSLIDQGSGEVVAAGNTMSEIVEAVKRVTDIMLEIAAASDEQSRGIVQVSQAISEMDKVTQQNASLVEEASAAAASLEDQAARLTEAVGTFRLHGMTQTRSSSNKAAPTAPAAPLRPAVVDGDNWETF; encoded by the coding sequence ATGGACAAAACAACAACAGTTCGGGCGCAACATAAGCTGGGCTTCCTGCATCACATCAGGCTGCTCCCGCTTATCTCCTCGATTTTGGGTGGTATTATTTTGCTGTTTGCCCTGAGCGCCGGGCTGGCAGGCTATTTTCTGTTGCAGGCGGATACAGATCTGCAGGATGTGACCGCTGAAATTCAGGTGCGTACCGGGTTATCAAACAGTTCCAACCACCTGCGCACGGCGCGTATCAACATGATCCACGCGGGTGCCGCCAGCCGTATTGCCGAGATGGACGCGATGAAAAAGAACATCGCGGAAGCCGAACAGCGGATCAAACAGTCGCAGGACAGCTTCGCCATTTATATGAACCGTAACGTTCGTACTCCGGCGGATGAAGCGCTGGATGGCGAGCTGAAATCCAGCTACCAGGCCTACATTGATGGCATGAAGCCGATGCTGAAATATGCCAAAAACGGCATGTTCGAAGCCATCATCAACCACGAAAATGAAAACGCGCGTCCGCTGGATGACGCCTACAACGAAGTATTGCTGAAGGCGATCAAGATCCGTACCGACCGCGCCAATATGCTCACCGAGCAGGCGCATACCCGCACCCAGATGGGGCTGATGTTTATGATCGGTGCCTTTGGTCTGGCGCTGGTCCTGACGGTCATCACCTTTATCGTGCTGCGTCGCACGGTGATTAACCCGCTGCAGCGCGCGGCGAATCGTATCGCCCATATCGCCAAAGGCGACCTGACTCTGGCCGAAGACCTGACCGGGCGCAGCGAAATTGGCCGTCTGACCCACGATCTGCAAACTATGCAGCGTTCGCTGGTGGGTACCGTTGGCACCGTGCGCCAGGGCGTGGAAGAGATCTATCGCGGCACCAGCGAAATCTCCGCCGGTAACACCGACCTCTCATCACGTACCGAACAGCAGGCTGCCGCCATTGAGCAGACGGCTGCCAGCATGGAACAGCTGACCGCCACCGTGAAGCAGAACGCCGATAACGCCCATCACGCCAGCAAACTGGCGGAAGACGCCTCCGGTAAAGCCAGCCGTGGCGGCCAGATGGTCTCCGGCGTAGTGAAAACCATGGGTAATATCTCCAGCAGCTCGAAGAAAATTTCTGAGATCACCGCGGTGATCAACAGCATCGCCTTCCAGACCAACATCCTGGCGCTGAACGCCGCGGTGGAAGCCGCCCGTGCCGGTGAGCAGGGCCGTGGATTTGCCGTGGTCGCCAGCGAAGTCCGTACCCTGGCCAGCCGCAGCGCCAACGCCGCGAAAGAAATCGAAGGGCTGATCAACGAATCTGTGTCGCTCATTGACCAGGGCTCCGGCGAAGTGGTTGCGGCCGGTAATACCATGAGCGAGATCGTGGAAGCGGTGAAACGCGTTACCGACATCATGCTGGAGATCGCCGCCGCCTCCGACGAGCAAAGCCGTGGCATTGTGCAGGTGAGCCAGGCGATCTCGGAGATGGATAAAGTGACCCAGCAGAACGCCTCGCTGGTGGAAGAAGCCTCCGCGGCGGCGGCCTCGCTGGAAGATCAGGCTGCCCGTCTGACCGAAGCGGTCGGCACCTTCCGTCTGCACGGTATGACCCAGACGCGCAGCAGCAGCAACAAAGCTGCCCCGACCGCGCCTGCCGCACCGCTGCGTCCGGCGGTTGTTGATGGTGATAACTGGGAAACCTTCTGA